ATGGTGAGCGAGAGGTTGGCCGGGCTGGCCTCCAAGTGGGCGGCCAGGGCCCCGAAGTCCTTCTTGAACGCCTCGTGGATGGCCTTGTGCTCGGCGTACCCGGGGTAGGCGTGCTTGTGCATCAACGCCTCCTCTGTGCCGAAGTGCTCCACGGCGTACTTCCCCAGGAACGCCAGGAGCTCGCCGACCATTTGGCGGCCCTTGCCCGCCTTCATGGCCGTCAGGAGCTCGTTGACCCGCTGGACGAGGTCTTTGTGCTGCCGGTCCACGGCGGCGACGCCGGTGGCCATGGCGGATTCCCACTGGAGCATGACGTCCTCCTTACCTTCGTCGGGTGGTATTTCGCGCTAGCGCCGTTCGGGCGGCCCCCTCATCGTCACCCGGCCCCGGGAGCTTGAGGGGGCCCTGAGCCTGGCGGGACCTCTTCCCCGCCCCGGTAGGGCATCCGCACCACCACCCGAGCTCCCTGGCCCTCGGCCGTGTGGATCTCGATCTGGGCGCCGTTTCGCTTGGCCGCCTCGTAGGCCAGGCTGAGCCCCAGGCCCATCCCCCCCTGCTTGCGGGTGAAGAAGGGGGTGAAGACCTCGTCCACGGTGCCCTGGGGGATGCCGGGGCCGTCGTCTTCCACGGTCACCTCCACGAGGCCGTGGAACGCCCCCGTGGCGTAGGGCAGAAGCGACGCAGCAAACCGCACCGAGGCCCCCTGCACCTGGAGCGCTTCGTAGGCGTTGACCAGGAGGTTGACGAAGCAGGACTCCAACTCCACGGGGTCGGCGTCCACGAGCACCTGCGGGCCGGGGCGCTCCACCTCGAGTCTCGTCCCGGGCGACCGCTTGGCCTGGGTGAGCTTGAGGCAGTTGTCCATGACCTCCCGCAGTGCCACGAGGCGTCGGGAGCTCCCCACCGGGCTCCCGAACCGGCGCATGGCGGCCACCAGCTCCTCGATCCTCCGGGCCCCGAACTCCATGTCGTCCAGGAGGGCCAGGGTCTGGCGCAGGCCGGCGCCGCGCTGCCCCTCCGACTCCCTTCCCTCGACGGCCCGGGACAGGAAGTGGCGCAGGATCTCCACGTTGCCCTTGAGGAAGGTCAGCGGGTTGTTGATCTCGTGGGCCAGGCCCGCCAGGAGCCGGCCCATGGTGGCCATGCGCTGGTGGAGCTCGAGCCGCTTTCGCCCGGCCTCAAGCTCTTCTCGCAGCCGGGCCGCGTCCAGGGCCAGGGCGCAGCGCAGGAACGAGGGCTGGAGTTGCTGGATCAGCTCGGACGGGCGGAAGGGCTTCTCGATGAGGTTCGAGGCGCCCCGGCGCAGGGCGTCGATCACCAGGGTGGTGTCGGCGAAGCCGGTGATGAGCACCACCTCGGTGCCGGGGGAGAGGTCGCGGACCTGCTCGAGCAGGGTGATGCCGTCCATCCGGGGCATCCGGATGTCGGAGACCACCACGTCGGGCCGGTGCTCCCGGAACAGGCCCAGGGCCTCGGCGCCGTCGCGCGCCGCGAGGACCCGGTGGCCGTCGAGCTCCAGGGCCGCCTGGGCCACGTCGCGGATGCTCTCCTCGTCGTCGGCTACGAGCACCGTGAAGCCGGCGCAGGGGGTGCAGGCGCCGGAGGGGGGATGGGTCTGGGCTGACGCTTTCATGGGGTGCTCCGCGGGGGCAACCAGGTCGTTGGGCACGTTGGCTCACGGCCGGGGGGCTAGGTTCCCGGCCGGCTCCCGGGCCGGGTAATGCCGAAGAACCGCAGGGCCCGCTCCCGCTCGCCCTCCGGGATGGGGGTGGCCGGGTGGCGGGCGGGCAGGCACCAGAGCCGTTCGGCTTCCGGGATCCGGAGGGGGTCCTCCACGAGCCCTGCCAGGCGCAGGCCGTACTCGAACTTCAGCAGGCCCCCCACCGCCGCCTCCACCTCGGGCCGGCCCGGCAGGGGCGACAGCGCCAGGGTCGCCGTCCCCTCGCGGGACACCCCCACGCACTGGAGCTCCGGCTCGGGCGACAGCGCCCGCAGGCTGCTGCGCAAGTCCGCGGGCAGGCGGGACGCAAGGCGGGCTTCCTCGCCGAAGAGGCGCTCCAGGGCGGGGACCAGGCGGTGGCTGCGGTTGATCTCGTGGCAGGCCCGGCTGCCCTCGTCGGTGCGAAGCACGATCCCCGCCGCCGTCAACTCCTCGAGGGCGGCCTTGGCGGCCGAGGGCGCCAGCCCGGCCCGGGCCCCGGCCGAGCGCCCCGAGGTGCCGTCCCGGCGAAAGAGGGCCCGGAGCATCCGAACCCGGTTGCGGCTTCCCAGCACCCGCTCGAGCGTCACCGTTCCCCCCCTTCCTCCATCGTCCGCACCATCGCCTGGCGCCAGCGGTTGAGGCGGTCCTCCGCCTGACCCACCACGGCCGCCACGTGTTCCAGGCTCTCGAAGGGTTTGAGCAGATAGTCCGAGACCCCCAGGTGGTAGGCTTCCAGAGCCCGGTCCAGCGAGCTGAAGGCGGTCATCACGATGACCTCGGTGAGGAAGCGGCCGGCCTTGAGACGCCGGACCAGCTCCATGCCGTCCAGGCCGGGCATCACCAGGTCGGTGATCACCAGGTGGAAGATCTCCTGCTCCAGGCGGGCCAGGGCGGCGGCCGGGTCCGTCTCGGTCTGGCAGTCGTACCCGTGCAGCCGCAGAAAGCTCTCCAGGGTGCGCAGGATGGCCGGCTCGTCGTCCACTACGAGGATGCGCAGGGGGGCAGTCTGGGGCATGGGGAGGAGCTCCCGGATCGGGTCGTTCGATTTTGCGATCGCGGGACAAGGATCGGCTGCTGGGTTTGCTGGCTTTAGGTGGAAACGCGAGACGGGACCGGCACCCGTTCTGGATTCGGAACATTCGGGCTTCGTTCCGATCCGTGTGGGTTCGCCTACCCTACACCTCCAGACGCCGGGGTTCGCTCCTCAGCGGGTCCACCCACACGATCCGGAAGAGCCTCACGATCTCAGGTGGTTTCTGCGCCGGGACCAAACGGTCTCAGCCCCGGGCGAGCCGAATGCGGGCCAGGCGCAGGCCCAGGAGGGGCAGGGCCGGGCCGCAGTAGTGGAGGCGGCCGGTGTACTTGTGAAGGAGGGGGGCCGGGGTGCGCGGCGTGCCCCACTCCTTGACGGCATAGAGCCGGGCCTCCAGGCGATCCGCGGCCGCGTCCCCGGGGAAGGCGGCCACCAGGTGGGCGTAGGAACCGCCTTCCCGGGCCAGGGCCGCCAGCTCGTCCAGGAACCCGGGCAGGGCGGCCTCGGGCCCCTCCCCCTCCGGCAGCTCGGCCGGGACCCAGGCCGCCTCCGGGTCTTCCAGGAGGCGAAGGGCGGGGCCGTCCCCGGCGCGGGCGGCCGGAACCCAGGCGTCCCGGTACCGGGGCTTGCGCACGGCGAGGACGCCCGCGCGCCGGCCCTCCCAGGCAAGGAAGGCCACGTGGTTCCAGACCTTGGACGAGACCACGGGCAAGGGCAGGGCTTCCGGATCCTCGGCTCCCGGATGGAGGGCAGCCGAGAAGGGCGGGCCGAAGAATCGCTCCACCTCCCGGGCCAGCTCGTCTCGCCGCAACTCCAGCTCGCCGAGCGCCCAGCTCCCCGCCGGGGCACGGATGCGCAGCTCGGCCCTCGCCCGTTCCATCCCCTGGATACCGTCGAAGCGCCGGGCCAGGTCGGGTGCGCAGCCCCGCAGGTGGAGGAGAAAGTCGTGGGGAGCGGGGAGCCGGGCGGCCACGGTCACGGCGCTTCCCCGTAGATGGAAGAGCGCCGGTAGGCATCGTAGGCCTCGGCCAGCCCCACCCGGAGCACCGCCGCGGCCGGCACGGCGAGCAGGACGCCCAGGAACCCGAAGAGCTCGCCCCCGGCCACCACGGCCACCATGACCACGAGGGGGTGCAGCCCCACCCGGTCGCCCAGGAGCCGCGGGGTGAGGAGGAAACTCTCCAGGAGCTGGCCCGCGCCGAACACGCCCCACACCGCGAGCAGGTGGGCGAGATCCTGGAATTTGAGCAGGGCGAGCAGGCTGCCCAGGGCCAGCCCCACGGCCGTTCCGAGGTAGGGCACCACCAGGAGGGCCCCCGAGAGGAGGCCGACCGCCCAGGCCAGGTCGATCCCCACCGCGGAGAGCCCCACGGCGTAGATCAGTCCCAGCACGGCGCACACCATGAGCTGGCCCCGGACGAACGCCCCCAGCACCTCGTCGGAGCGCTCCAGGATGCGGGCGGCAGCGGGTCGGGTCTTTGGCGGGAGGAGCGCCACCGCCTTGCCCCCCAGACCGTTGAGCTCCAGGAGCAGGTAGAAGGCGAAGACCGGGATGAGGGCAAGGCCGAAGACCGCCGCCAGG
The sequence above is a segment of the Thermodesulfobacteriota bacterium genome. Coding sequences within it:
- a CDS encoding response regulator, giving the protein MPQTAPLRILVVDDEPAILRTLESFLRLHGYDCQTETDPAAALARLEQEIFHLVITDLVMPGLDGMELVRRLKAGRFLTEVIVMTAFSSLDRALEAYHLGVSDYLLKPFESLEHVAAVVGQAEDRLNRWRQAMVRTMEEGGER
- a CDS encoding bacteriohemerythrin, producing the protein MLQWESAMATGVAAVDRQHKDLVQRVNELLTAMKAGKGRQMVGELLAFLGKYAVEHFGTEEALMHKHAYPGYAEHKAIHEAFKKDFGALAAHLEASPANLSLTIEVQRRVMDWLKTHILSVDADLGKYLVGKGVT
- a CDS encoding AI-2E family transporter, with amino-acid sequence MPMGTREEPIAQRNPLVWAGLVLALAGSLWLAARLQAVVVPLLLAWFLAYALDPVVDRLEARRVPRAAGIALVFAAVLAAAAAFALLVVPTVARELRQAASALPAYAVQAQEVWLPRVEALLGRPLPTETGELLRESAGALQERLPGMLPRAAQALGRAFASAWSLLAAVFGLALIPVFAFYLLLELNGLGGKAVALLPPKTRPAAARILERSDEVLGAFVRGQLMVCAVLGLIYAVGLSAVGIDLAWAVGLLSGALLVVPYLGTAVGLALGSLLALLKFQDLAHLLAVWGVFGAGQLLESFLLTPRLLGDRVGLHPLVVMVAVVAGGELFGFLGVLLAVPAAAVLRVGLAEAYDAYRRSSIYGEAP
- a CDS encoding hybrid sensor histidine kinase/response regulator, producing the protein MKASAQTHPPSGACTPCAGFTVLVADDEESIRDVAQAALELDGHRVLAARDGAEALGLFREHRPDVVVSDIRMPRMDGITLLEQVRDLSPGTEVVLITGFADTTLVIDALRRGASNLIEKPFRPSELIQQLQPSFLRCALALDAARLREELEAGRKRLELHQRMATMGRLLAGLAHEINNPLTFLKGNVEILRHFLSRAVEGRESEGQRGAGLRQTLALLDDMEFGARRIEELVAAMRRFGSPVGSSRRLVALREVMDNCLKLTQAKRSPGTRLEVERPGPQVLVDADPVELESCFVNLLVNAYEALQVQGASVRFAASLLPYATGAFHGLVEVTVEDDGPGIPQGTVDEVFTPFFTRKQGGMGLGLSLAYEAAKRNGAQIEIHTAEGQGARVVVRMPYRGGEEVPPGSGPPQAPGAG